The stretch of DNA AAGGGAAATAGCCTTTTAAAAAGAGCTCTAGATTCAAATACAGCCAGAGTATGAGAACTCTCCTTACCCTCCTCCTCACTGTTCTCCATCTCCAAGTGAGGCATGGCCAGAGTCATCATCTCCCACAGGGTCAGTCCGTAGGCAAAGATGTCTGCCTTGTCCGTGATCACGCCTCCCTCTTCCAGAGCCTCCTTGGGCTTCCACGGCTCAGTGCCAACGTACTCTGCTTTGGGGTTACTCACTGAGAGAGGCAGAAACAGCAATAGGTTTAAACACGTTATACAGTGATTGAAGCCAGGGTTTTTAGGCATATTGGGCGTTCTTACATTTGACCAACGGGTTATTTGTGAGTATTTGTGGTTCTCAGAAAATCCCAAAATAGAATTTAAAGATCTTAAAGTTGGGAACATGTTTAAGAAACTATTGAAGAATAAAGAGGAATGTATTTGCTTTGAAGCCTAAGTAACAGAAATGGAGGTATTGTAAACATTTTTGATCCCCTTTCATTTCTTGCCAGTGTTAACATCTCTTAACTATAATTAATCACACATTGCTCAAAGCATTTACAAGCAAGCTGCATGAAAGGGTGAAACTATTACCAATTTTTGTCTATATAAAAGTATTAATATGCATTAAACAATGTTCTAGCTCTTCTGCATTTGGTTTGAGGTAAACTAAACTCTTATTGCATTTCACTTGTTGACACCCGGAATGATTCACCTTTGCCTACAGCCTATTTCTGAAATACAAGAATACATAAACTTGTGTTGATTGTGCCTTTTTCGTTGAGAGGTTCCATGACCTCATGAAAACAGGCATTGTGTACATGGCAAACCACCTGTACATGTTTGTTACTCTATACCCCTCCCTACAGCATCACTACCATGAATTCCCAGGCTGTGTTTATGAGAAAGTCCTTGGCATTCGTTCCATTAGGCTCATGCCATGAGTGCGTGCAACATTGTGAAAATCATCTACAGGCTACTTTGCAGGAACAACAGATGTTTGGCATTACTCCCAGAGTCCTAAACCAGGCTAGTAGGAATACACTTTGTAAAAGTCTAATCAGTGTTTACACCAGACTAATTTCTCAGGTTCACACTAACAGTGAAAAAGGCAGGTTGTCTGACAACATGGGGAAACGAGGCCTAACGACTAAAATACCAAGTAATGCCTATTTTCCCCAGTGTTTAAGTGCATGTATTCAGCTCAGATGCTGACATCTACCTTTCATATTCTCATCCAACTGCAAGGAGACTCCCACATCGCAGATTTTGACAGTCTCAAAGTCACCCTTGATGACAACATTGCAAGACTTCATGTCGCCATGTAATAGCTTCTTCTCGTTGTGAAGGTACTGGAGAAAgtgggaaaaaatatatacatttcagTGTTTCCTTACTATATTTCTATAACAATTGTACAGTCATGTGTTTGACTCACATTAAAAGATGGAATAACATGAAGCATCTGGGAACAATGAGAGGGAAAGAAAACAGGAACATAATTTATATTTAAGGGGATTTTCATGGTGGCTTTTAAAGTTTATTTGGTCATAGCTAGGCAATGAATCTAGTGACACTTAAAAAAACACCCCCTCAGGGGATTACAGAACATTTGAAATCGTGAACCTGAAATTGTTTTTGTAATAACCAATAAAGAAGAAACTCAAAGACCCTTCACCACATGTCTGTATTCAAATCAGAGGAGGATTGAGTTGGTGAAAATGTACAAAAGCAATCTTCAATTACATTTGCTTACATGACCGACTGCCCCAAAGCATGAGAAATGAATAAAGCCCATccatatcaattagcctatctggATAATCACATCAAAACCTATACAGTTTACAGTACTCCTGGTATTACAGCTTTCTGTTTACAAGCACTTTCAATTACCCACCCCTTCCGGACCTAGACCAGGTGTAAACTGTGTTCAAAAGATGAGTATGAGGTTACCTGTAGGCCACGCGCCACATGCAAGGCCACTTTCTCAATGGTGGCGGCTGGATAAGCCTTCaggccctcctctcttctccactctATCAGGTCATTCAGGGACTTCTCCCCACCATACTCCATGGCCAGGCACTTAGAGCCATCATTGGCAGTGGTGAAGGCACGGAATCCTGTCAAATCATATGGCTGTTAATACGGATATCAAGAACCAAATATTGCATGGACTGGGATTTGTTCAACACAATCTTTATAATATGTACAAGTACAGTAGCTCTTTTCATGTAGAGTATAGAAGGTCATTACACTGCAAAAAATAATGATATATATAATTCATTCTTACCAACAATGTTTGGGTGCTGCAGACCTTTCAGGATATTTGCCTCGTCACAGAGTCGTCTCTGGTAGACACCCACCTGCTTTGAGGCACATTTGTTGTTGATCTTTTTGACAGCCCATGGAGACAGGTTCAGTTTACCAACTCTAAAAAAACGAGCACATGGGAACATGGTCATGATTCGTGACACACCAAAACCATGGGTGACATTGAAGAAGCTAAACAAAACAAACCTGTTCATAAGATACACATTCACCCCAGTTCCACATCCCAGTTTCTTCATGAAAGGGGAGGCAGGGATGGTTATGGGAGTTCTAGGACTGGCAGTGCTACCAGAGAGAAGGCTCTTCACCCTGTCTGGTTTGCAGGGCGTCTTGAATCCATTCACATCACCGGCAATAGTGGAATCCATTATTTTCTAGATCTGTGAATAGAGATGTAAAAGAGATGTGACAGATGTAAAATAATCGTTCAATGCTTTCACAGCTGACTGGCTAGCTAACGTGTTATCTAGGGCTAGGCCACTGATCTAGGCGAACTTTTTCCCCATTCATCGACGGTAATGCCTTAACAGTAAGTTACATATTGGGCTAGGCTAACTTCAACAACCGTCAGTGATCTAACGTTATCGCAGGGACCCAAAGTTAGCGATCATGCTAATTTACTCAAACGTGCGATTATGATCTTTTTATGTAGCTACAGCATAATGGGATAAATTCACAGATTATTATGTTTTACCAATTTCTGTCTTGCAGCTAGCTATGTCTTCATCCCAAAACCTACAGAAAACGCGCCCAGTCTTCGTTCAAAAATTGTTTACGTGGGTCAAGTACAGGCGCGCTAGAAGGACAAACGGCACGTCTGTCAAATTAAAAAGCGTTTTTAAAATATGTAATGAAAAGGGAAagtggatacctagtcagttgcacaattgaatgtattcaaccgaaatgtgttcCGCATTTATAACCCACCCCCTCTGAATATGTAGCCCATAGATATATACAGTGATTgagccacaggaggttggtggcaccttaatttgggAGAACAGGCACGTGGCAATGGCTGGAGTGTAATGGTATCTTGCCAtcccatttgctccgttccagccattattatgagccgtcttcCCCTCAGCGGCCTCCACTGCTCAGATTGAGCCCACCAACTATCTGAAATACAGGTCAGTGGCATGGACACACTGTTTGGTGTATAATATAATGTCATGATGTAGCTAATGATGTTTCCGgtttgataaaaaaaaagaatatatatatattcaagtaAAGTAC from Salvelinus fontinalis isolate EN_2023a chromosome 20, ASM2944872v1, whole genome shotgun sequence encodes:
- the LOC129817471 gene encoding lymphokine-activated killer T-cell-originated protein kinase homolog, coding for MDSTIAGDVNGFKTPCKPDRVKSLLSGSTASPRTPITIPASPFMKKLGCGTGVNVYLMNRVGKLNLSPWAVKKINNKCASKQVGVYQRRLCDEANILKGLQHPNIVGFRAFTTANDGSKCLAMEYGGEKSLNDLIEWRREEGLKAYPAATIEKVALHVARGLQYLHNEKKLLHGDMKSCNVVIKGDFETVKICDVGVSLQLDENMKVSNPKAEYVGTEPWKPKEALEEGGVITDKADIFAYGLTLWEMMTLAMPHLEMENSEEEDVSMDEDDFEDAYYEKLGTRPALDSESLGGAYQRMVELFWLCTEENPQKRPSATQIVQVLESNMQADNKNNVIVID